The DNA window ATCAAGAGAGACCTCCCCTTCGGCTGGCTGGGTTAATCCGGCAATCAAATTTAGAGTTGTTGTTTTACCCGAACCGGAGGGTCCAAACAGAGCGGTAAAAGCAGACTTGATTTCCAGATCGAGTTCGAGTTCGAAATTCGGCCAATGTTTTTTTAGTTTCAGGCTAAGCATTTTTCATTCGCCGCAGCATGAGCTCGTTGAGTAAAATACTTAAATAGGAAATAACCACCGAGACGATAAGCAGAATTGTGGCTTTACTGGCTCCATCCGGTTGATTGAAATAGGTGAAAACCGCCAGGGGAATCGTTTGGGTTTTGCCGAGTATGTTGCCGGCAAAAATGATAGTGGCGCCAAATTCGCCCAGCGCCCTTGCAAACGCCAGAACACTTCCGGCAATGATGCCGTTGGCTGCAAGAGGTAAGGTAATCCTAAAAAAGACACTTGCTTCGCTGGCGCGCAGCATCCGGCCGGCTTCCTCCAGCTTTTCATCGACGGAGTCGACAGCAACCCGTACCGCGCGCACCAGCAATGGAAAGCTGACCACCGCAGAAGCGATCACGGCCGCCCACCAGGTAAACGCCAAATTTATGCCAAACCACTCTTTGAGAAATCGTCCAATGAAGCCGGAAGGACCCAGGAGAATCAAAAGTAAATAGCCGGTCACTACCG is part of the candidate division KSB1 bacterium genome and encodes:
- the modB gene encoding molybdate ABC transporter permease subunit, which translates into the protein MNNQLQIILLSLKVATLSTIIIIPIGTYLGWLFSRKRFIGKSLLDGLVNIPLVLPPVVTGYLLLILLGPSGFIGRFLKEWFGINLAFTWWAAVIASAVVSFPLLVRAVRVAVDSVDEKLEEAGRMLRASEASVFFRITLPLAANGIIAGSVLAFARALGEFGATIIFAGNILGKTQTIPLAVFTYFNQPDGASKATILLIVSVVISYLSILLNELMLRRMKNA